Proteins co-encoded in one Candidatus Limnocylindrales bacterium genomic window:
- a CDS encoding dienelactone hydrolase family protein → MPMDSNELERADVHFTSSRDGAEIAGHAAWPRVAGSVPAVVLIPDVRGLYDFYRDVTVRLAGEGFFALSLDLYSREGAPDLPDMPSVFAWIRQLPDARVLGDVAAAVTFAQRHASVAGRAVGITGFCMGGQYALMAACTDARLQACVSWYGMLRHEQLSEIKPVHPIDMAGDLRCPYLGLFGADDALIPAAGVEELRSRLEKARKVFEIRSYPGAGHAFFNQTRPDTYRADAAADAWPRAVAFLRRHLVDTD, encoded by the coding sequence ATGCCGATGGATTCGAACGAGCTCGAGCGCGCCGACGTCCACTTCACCAGCTCGCGGGATGGAGCCGAGATCGCCGGCCACGCAGCATGGCCTCGCGTTGCAGGATCGGTCCCGGCCGTCGTGCTGATCCCGGACGTGCGCGGCCTCTACGACTTCTACCGCGACGTCACGGTGCGCCTGGCCGGCGAAGGTTTCTTCGCGCTGTCCCTCGATCTGTACAGCCGCGAGGGCGCACCCGACCTGCCGGACATGCCCAGCGTCTTTGCCTGGATCCGCCAGCTGCCCGACGCCCGCGTGCTCGGCGACGTGGCCGCCGCAGTCACTTTCGCGCAACGGCATGCCAGCGTGGCCGGGCGCGCCGTCGGCATCACCGGCTTTTGCATGGGCGGACAGTACGCGTTGATGGCGGCGTGCACCGACGCGCGCCTGCAAGCGTGCGTGAGCTGGTACGGAATGCTTCGCCACGAGCAGCTTTCGGAGATCAAGCCGGTCCACCCCATCGACATGGCGGGCGACCTGCGCTGTCCGTATCTCGGGCTGTTCGGAGCCGACGACGCTCTCATTCCCGCGGCCGGCGTCGAGGAGCTGCGAAGCCGGTTGGAGAAGGCGCGGAAGGTGTTCGAGATCCGGTCGTACCCGGGCGCTGGCCACGCCTTCTTCAATCAGACGCGCCCGGACACTTATCGCGCCGACGCTGCCGCCGACGCGTGGCCGCGTGCCGTCGCCTTCCTGCGCCGTCACCTGGTCGATACGGACTGA
- a CDS encoding Rieske 2Fe-2S domain-containing protein: MREISPTPDDPSAAPAAVYDRVIAASLDRIWENVLDWEHLPYLHAQSFAAVRPLSAGNDGWRAILDLPGGSGTTEVEVTLERPRLRYTTATVAGFGEGSRIVTTLTPVARDSTAIHVEFVLPWAPSGAAARIGEAYKAMYAVLWDQDEAMMVRRQQLLDGVGPVAASDRIELGHLDDLRAHLPLQLEVGSARVVLFEEAGELLVADLLCPHLGGPLEARADRQLVCPWHGYRFDARTGASCDGRSLRLRRTARAHVEEGGLVVVTTRRAS, translated from the coding sequence ATGCGCGAGATTTCGCCCACGCCCGATGATCCCTCTGCGGCGCCGGCTGCCGTCTACGACCGCGTCATCGCCGCCTCCCTCGACCGGATCTGGGAGAACGTGCTGGACTGGGAGCACCTTCCCTACCTGCACGCGCAGTCGTTCGCCGCAGTGCGGCCGCTCTCGGCCGGCAACGACGGCTGGCGCGCGATCCTCGATCTGCCGGGCGGGTCCGGCACGACCGAGGTCGAAGTGACGCTGGAACGCCCGCGCCTCCGCTACACCACCGCCACCGTCGCCGGCTTCGGCGAAGGCAGCCGCATCGTGACGACGCTGACACCCGTCGCGCGCGATTCCACCGCGATCCATGTCGAGTTCGTGCTGCCGTGGGCGCCCTCGGGTGCCGCTGCCAGGATCGGTGAGGCTTACAAGGCGATGTACGCGGTGCTGTGGGATCAGGACGAGGCGATGATGGTGCGGCGCCAGCAGCTGCTCGACGGCGTCGGGCCAGTCGCTGCCTCCGACCGCATCGAGCTCGGTCACCTCGACGACCTGCGCGCGCACCTTCCGCTGCAGCTCGAGGTCGGCAGCGCGCGCGTGGTCCTTTTCGAGGAAGCGGGCGAACTGCTCGTGGCCGATCTTCTGTGTCCGCACCTTGGAGGGCCGCTCGAGGCTCGGGCCGACCGTCAGCTCGTCTGCCCGTGGCATGGCTATCGCTTCGATGCTCGCACCGGCGCGAGCTGCGACGGCCGCTCGCTGCGGCTGCGGCGCACGGCGCGCGCGCACGTGGAAGAGGGGGGATTGGTGGTGGTCACTACGCGGAGGGCTTCGTGA
- a CDS encoding PaaX family transcriptional regulator C-terminal domain-containing protein — MAPKPKSIILDLLSTLRGRPAPVRLFVAAAELFGIEESSVRVALARLHAAGMVERDERGAYRLGAAAEPIQGQVRSWRHVEGRLTSWHGAWQAASFARAVRGREQRLQQRAIQFTGMRELAPGLWVRPDNLTGGLAATRENLIRLGLPVPVFRISDLDPAAQARACRLWPVEELRAGYRACIEELEASAARLPAMEVGAAMVESFLLGGQAIRRIVLDPLLPEAMVPAAERRALLATMTRYDLAGRACWARFMRGFGLPTAAAPMDQRLGERLAPAAVALAQNDPGVAS; from the coding sequence GTGGCGCCCAAGCCCAAGAGCATCATCCTGGACCTGCTCTCGACGCTGCGAGGACGGCCGGCGCCGGTGCGGCTCTTCGTCGCCGCGGCCGAGCTGTTCGGAATCGAGGAGAGCTCGGTCCGGGTAGCCCTGGCGCGCCTCCATGCCGCCGGGATGGTCGAGCGTGACGAGCGAGGCGCGTACCGCCTGGGCGCTGCAGCCGAGCCCATTCAGGGACAGGTCCGCAGCTGGCGGCACGTCGAAGGACGCCTGACGAGCTGGCACGGCGCGTGGCAGGCCGCGAGCTTTGCGAGGGCCGTTCGCGGGCGCGAGCAGCGCCTGCAGCAGCGCGCCATCCAATTTACGGGAATGCGCGAGCTGGCGCCGGGGCTGTGGGTGCGCCCGGACAACCTTACGGGGGGTCTGGCTGCCACACGCGAGAATCTGATCCGGCTCGGATTGCCTGTGCCGGTGTTCCGCATCAGCGACCTGGATCCAGCGGCGCAGGCCAGGGCATGCCGGCTGTGGCCGGTCGAGGAGCTGCGAGCCGGGTATCGGGCGTGCATCGAGGAGCTCGAAGCGAGCGCAGCCCGGCTTCCGGCAATGGAAGTGGGCGCGGCCATGGTCGAATCGTTCCTGCTCGGCGGACAGGCCATCCGCCGCATCGTCCTCGACCCGCTCCTGCCCGAGGCGATGGTGCCGGCCGCCGAGCGCCGTGCGCTGCTGGCGACGATGACGCGCTACGACCTTGCCGGCCGTGCCTGCTGGGCGCGCTTCATGCGCGGCTTCGGTCTGCCCACCGCCGCTGCGCCCATGGACCAGCGTCTGGGCGAGCGCCTCGCGCCTGCGGCTGTGGCCCTCGCACAAAACGATCCCGGAGTAGCATCATGA
- a CDS encoding N-acyl homoserine lactonase family protein codes for MSGFVAGAEGTLKVPVPAFLIDHPRGLALFDAGMHPDAATDPRGRLGFLSKLFEVDMEPGQNVAALLQDLEIDPARVRTLILSHLHFDHAGGCELLPNARLIVQRPEWEAGADPDVAMRNGFDRKDYSLGHDVLAVRGEHDVFGDGRVVCFPTYGHTPGHQSLRVRLDDGAEVILCADACYLRENLERMVLPSVVHDRRRMMESLSVLRGLRDRGGLLIYGHDPAGWDGLADHRQPLTRALLTCA; via the coding sequence ATGTCCGGCTTCGTTGCCGGCGCCGAGGGAACCCTGAAAGTCCCGGTGCCCGCCTTCCTCATCGACCATCCCCGGGGACTCGCGCTGTTCGACGCCGGCATGCATCCGGATGCGGCGACCGATCCGCGGGGGCGTCTGGGATTCCTATCCAAGCTGTTCGAGGTGGACATGGAGCCCGGCCAGAACGTGGCCGCGCTGCTGCAGGACCTCGAGATCGACCCGGCCCGGGTCCGCACGCTCATTCTGTCCCACCTCCATTTCGACCACGCCGGCGGTTGTGAGCTGCTGCCCAACGCGCGTCTGATCGTGCAGCGCCCGGAGTGGGAGGCGGGGGCGGATCCCGATGTCGCCATGCGCAACGGCTTCGACCGCAAGGATTACAGCCTTGGCCACGATGTCCTTGCCGTTCGAGGCGAGCACGACGTCTTCGGCGACGGCCGCGTCGTGTGCTTTCCCACCTACGGCCATACTCCCGGGCACCAGTCGCTCAGGGTCCGTCTGGACGACGGCGCCGAGGTCATCCTGTGTGCCGACGCCTGCTACCTGCGCGAGAACCTCGAGCGCATGGTCCTTCCCAGCGTTGTCCACGATCGCCGGCGGATGATGGAATCGCTGAGCGTTCTTCGCGGCCTGCGTGATCGGGGAGGACTTCTGATCTACGGCCACGACCCCGCGGGGTGGGACGGCCTGGCCGATCACCGCCAGCCGTTGACGCGGGCCTTGCTGACCTGCGCCTAA
- a CDS encoding FAD-binding oxidoreductase has protein sequence MSAVHRRTICGWGRYPRVEAFEVEGERLEEITRDVVLTRGLGRSYGDASLPPAPGMRVANSRRADRVLAFDPVTAMVRVQAGLTLHRLHSFFLPRGYFAPVTPGTQDVTVGGMVAADVHGKNHHVAGCFGAHVTAMKLRLPDETITEVRAGDGGTVFDATVGGMGLTGHILEVEFRLERISSPWIVQEMRVAADLGELVAAVRDASAQWPMTVAWSDMLARGRRRGRGIVQCGRWAQPHEAARKTPRPTRTIQVPVPAPPWLLSNVSIAAHNELRFQASRLLPRQAVVSPGHFFYPLDGIRRWNLLYGRRGFTQYQCVLPWDDSLTTYRALADTATRHGQGPFLCVVKDCGEQGRGMLSFPKRGISFALDFPVTDGTQRLVDELNDIVCAAGGRIYLAKDAFTRPEHFAAMEPRLADWLEVRRWLDPQLRLRSALSRRLFGDDDYAAGRSLRK, from the coding sequence TTGAGCGCCGTCCATCGAAGAACGATCTGCGGCTGGGGACGCTACCCGCGCGTCGAAGCGTTCGAGGTCGAGGGCGAGCGGCTCGAGGAGATCACGCGCGACGTCGTGCTGACGCGCGGGCTCGGCAGGTCCTACGGCGATGCCTCGCTGCCTCCGGCACCCGGCATGCGCGTGGCCAACAGCCGGCGCGCAGATCGCGTTCTCGCGTTCGACCCGGTCACCGCCATGGTCCGCGTGCAGGCCGGGCTGACGCTCCACCGACTGCATTCCTTTTTCCTGCCGCGCGGCTACTTCGCTCCGGTGACACCGGGAACGCAGGACGTCACGGTCGGAGGCATGGTGGCTGCGGACGTGCATGGAAAGAACCATCACGTCGCGGGCTGCTTCGGCGCGCACGTGACGGCGATGAAGCTGCGGCTGCCCGACGAAACGATCACCGAAGTACGAGCCGGCGACGGCGGCACGGTGTTCGACGCTACCGTCGGCGGCATGGGCCTGACGGGGCACATCCTGGAAGTGGAGTTCCGGCTCGAGCGCATCAGCTCGCCATGGATCGTCCAGGAGATGCGAGTGGCGGCGGACCTGGGCGAGCTCGTGGCTGCCGTGCGTGACGCCAGCGCGCAGTGGCCGATGACGGTGGCGTGGTCGGACATGCTGGCACGCGGACGGCGCCGCGGCCGCGGCATCGTCCAGTGCGGCCGCTGGGCACAGCCGCACGAAGCAGCACGAAAAACGCCGCGCCCCACGCGGACGATCCAGGTTCCGGTTCCCGCTCCGCCCTGGCTGCTGTCGAACGTCAGCATCGCCGCCCACAACGAGCTGCGCTTTCAGGCCTCCCGCCTGCTGCCGCGCCAGGCGGTGGTCAGTCCGGGCCACTTCTTCTATCCGCTCGACGGCATCCGCCGCTGGAACCTCCTCTACGGCCGGCGCGGCTTCACGCAGTACCAGTGCGTGCTGCCCTGGGACGACAGCCTGACCACCTACCGCGCGCTCGCGGATACGGCCACGCGCCACGGACAGGGCCCCTTCCTGTGCGTCGTCAAGGATTGCGGCGAGCAGGGACGTGGCATGCTCTCCTTCCCGAAGCGCGGCATTTCCTTCGCGCTGGACTTTCCGGTCACCGATGGCACGCAGCGCCTGGTCGACGAGCTCAACGACATCGTCTGCGCAGCGGGCGGTCGCATCTATCTAGCGAAGGACGCGTTCACGCGCCCGGAGCATTTCGCCGCGATGGAGCCGCGCCTGGCGGACTGGCTGGAGGTGCGAAGGTGGCTCGATCCGCAGCTGCGGCTGCGCAGCGCGCTGTCACGCCGGCTCTTCGGGGATGACGACTACGCCGCCGGCAGATCCTTGAGGAAATAG
- a CDS encoding fatty acid desaturase family protein — protein sequence MMPTTTATALPADERPPEAVAPTRWLDHFTREEIRELLEIEDWRSWVSVIWNWAVVLAAMAMVAAWPGVVTIVAALFIIGGRQLGMSIIMHEAAHRTLFNDRRLNDWVGNWLAAYPVWTDLAPYRPYHLKHHAKNWTAEDPDLDLATPFPVTRSSLRRKIWRDLSGQTGRKRFVATLRRDLSMSAGKSKRQNQSAWSALRGVILTNLVLLGLLAAAGSPELYLLWIGAWMTTYSLVMRIRAIAEHSMPGRPESPFHNARTTIASWWERLLLAPNRVNYHLEHHLLMTVPHYKLPRFHRMLRERGLLEDANVAHGYAEVLALASSKAA from the coding sequence ATGATGCCGACGACCACCGCCACTGCCCTGCCTGCCGACGAGCGCCCCCCGGAAGCCGTCGCGCCGACGCGATGGCTGGATCACTTCACGCGCGAGGAAATCCGCGAGCTGCTCGAGATCGAGGACTGGCGGTCTTGGGTCAGCGTGATCTGGAACTGGGCCGTCGTGCTGGCGGCGATGGCGATGGTGGCGGCGTGGCCCGGCGTGGTGACGATCGTTGCCGCGCTGTTCATCATCGGCGGCCGCCAGCTCGGCATGTCCATCATCATGCACGAGGCTGCGCACCGCACGCTGTTCAACGACAGGCGTCTCAACGATTGGGTCGGCAACTGGCTCGCGGCCTATCCGGTATGGACCGACCTGGCCCCGTATCGCCCCTATCACCTCAAGCATCACGCCAAGAATTGGACGGCCGAAGATCCCGATCTGGATCTGGCCACGCCCTTCCCGGTCACGCGCAGCAGCCTGCGCCGCAAGATCTGGCGCGACCTGTCGGGGCAGACCGGCCGCAAGCGGTTCGTTGCCACGCTGCGCCGCGACCTGTCGATGAGCGCCGGCAAGAGCAAGCGTCAGAACCAGAGCGCCTGGTCGGCTCTGCGCGGCGTGATCCTGACCAACCTCGTGCTTCTCGGCCTGCTCGCCGCGGCCGGAAGTCCCGAGCTCTACCTTCTGTGGATCGGCGCGTGGATGACGACCTACAGCCTGGTCATGCGCATCCGTGCCATCGCCGAGCATTCGATGCCGGGACGGCCCGAAAGTCCGTTCCACAACGCGCGCACCACCATCGCCAGCTGGTGGGAGCGGCTCCTGCTCGCGCCCAATCGCGTGAACTATCACCTCGAACATCACCTGCTGATGACGGTGCCCCACTACAAGCTGCCGCGCTTCCACCGCATGCTGCGCGAGCGCGGCCTGCTCGAGGATGCCAACGTCGCCCACGGCTACGCCGAGGTGCTGGCGCTGGCTTCCTCCAAGGCGGCCTGA
- a CDS encoding glycerophosphodiester phosphodiesterase, with product MAFLEGVRPRLFAHRGSSGTMPENTLESFIAAIEAGADRIELDVHATSDGAIVVLHDESLARTTNGTSLIRETTLAQVKQLDAGHNFTIDGVTFPFRGKGITVPTLEEVLEALPQVPVNIEIKQVKPHIEESVLDVLDRNDARERVMLAAVDQRILERVRALAPDVATSFSALEVASFVSLLQSEALENYDPPGLALQVPTSYEGTEIVSPGFVDGAHELDLEVHVWTVNEESEMERLLDMGVDGLMSDYPARARQVLVRRGLR from the coding sequence ATGGCATTCCTGGAGGGCGTTCGGCCTCGACTGTTCGCCCATCGCGGCAGCTCGGGCACGATGCCCGAGAACACGCTCGAGTCGTTCATCGCCGCCATCGAGGCCGGTGCCGATCGCATCGAGCTCGACGTGCATGCAACGAGCGACGGCGCCATCGTCGTCCTGCACGACGAAAGCCTGGCCCGCACCACCAATGGCACGTCGCTCATCCGCGAGACGACGCTGGCTCAGGTCAAGCAGCTGGATGCGGGCCACAACTTCACGATCGACGGCGTGACCTTTCCCTTCCGCGGCAAAGGCATCACGGTTCCGACGCTCGAGGAGGTGCTCGAGGCGTTGCCGCAGGTGCCGGTCAACATCGAGATCAAGCAGGTCAAGCCGCACATCGAGGAAAGCGTGCTGGACGTGCTCGATCGCAACGATGCGCGCGAACGCGTCATGTTGGCCGCCGTGGACCAGCGCATCCTCGAGCGCGTTCGCGCTCTGGCGCCGGATGTCGCCACCAGCTTCTCGGCGCTCGAGGTCGCCAGCTTCGTCAGTCTGCTGCAGTCGGAGGCGCTGGAGAACTACGATCCGCCAGGGCTGGCCCTGCAGGTGCCGACCAGCTACGAGGGCACCGAGATCGTCTCGCCAGGCTTCGTCGATGGAGCGCACGAGCTCGATCTCGAAGTGCACGTCTGGACCGTCAACGAGGAGAGCGAGATGGAGCGTCTGCTCGACATGGGCGTGGACGGCCTGATGAGCGATTACCCGGCGCGCGCCCGGCAGGTTCTCGTGCGACGCGGCCTTCGCTGA
- a CDS encoding adenylate/guanylate cyclase domain-containing protein produces the protein MEAGSVRKSAMPLPAANSAATAEELPVPRGRRAIRALRIPGWFWLVFAICVGANRIAAYAAVASIAAMANVSDFAETVRAHNVQWIPLWQGIVYPTIIAILMLYIRPLLAYFQDGCPQEAPQVVQRRAVSAPLAFAAAGFCGWLFSVPLFMGITFATFGRWTPELASQHLFSPIINGYLAAVLSYFAVDAVFRMSVYPRVFPHGRLADVPGTFRLGVRGRVAVLMTALSFIPMFIMLGLARAAAVRWERGLDPRELLSELTRASEATFAVYVLAGMGLAMIVTRSLTAPLEFMATALQRVQRGDLNVRIPVSSADEVGTLEDGVNDLVAALRDRERILQTFGRVVEPSVRDRLLSGRVERGGERRRATVLFCDLRGFTSLSEQHGAEEAVETLNDFFAVITAWVHECGGFVDKFIGDAVLVVFGLFDDEQEAKRSGYGAVAAVRCACGIKERLSDLNERRRRAGKPPLAVTNAVHTGEVVAGVIGSADRHEYTVVGDTVNVAARLQVAAKDHGGTVISEATCALVRQSGQELDVARSELITLRGRNEPVSVYFLKDLPAA, from the coding sequence ATGGAAGCGGGGAGCGTGCGCAAGAGCGCAATGCCGCTGCCGGCCGCCAATTCGGCCGCGACAGCCGAGGAGCTGCCGGTGCCGCGCGGCCGTCGCGCCATCCGCGCGCTGCGGATTCCCGGCTGGTTCTGGCTCGTCTTCGCGATCTGCGTCGGCGCCAACCGCATTGCGGCCTACGCCGCGGTGGCATCGATCGCAGCGATGGCCAACGTCTCCGACTTCGCCGAGACGGTGCGGGCGCACAACGTGCAGTGGATCCCGCTGTGGCAGGGGATCGTCTATCCGACCATCATCGCGATCCTGATGCTCTATATCCGGCCGCTGCTGGCCTATTTCCAGGACGGTTGTCCGCAGGAGGCGCCCCAGGTCGTGCAGCGGCGCGCGGTCAGTGCGCCGCTGGCGTTCGCCGCGGCAGGTTTCTGCGGCTGGCTCTTCAGCGTGCCGCTGTTCATGGGGATCACTTTCGCCACCTTCGGCCGCTGGACGCCCGAGCTGGCTTCCCAGCACCTCTTCTCGCCCATCATCAATGGGTACCTGGCCGCCGTCCTCAGCTACTTCGCCGTCGACGCCGTCTTTCGCATGTCGGTCTATCCGCGCGTCTTTCCGCACGGGCGGCTGGCCGATGTGCCAGGGACGTTCCGCCTGGGCGTGCGCGGGCGCGTGGCAGTCCTGATGACGGCGCTCTCCTTCATTCCGATGTTCATCATGCTGGGACTGGCGCGCGCTGCGGCCGTACGGTGGGAGCGCGGCCTGGATCCCCGCGAGCTGCTCTCGGAGCTGACGCGTGCCAGCGAAGCGACGTTTGCGGTCTATGTCCTGGCAGGGATGGGCCTGGCGATGATCGTCACGCGCAGCCTTACGGCTCCGCTCGAGTTCATGGCCACGGCGCTGCAGCGCGTGCAGCGCGGCGATCTGAATGTCCGCATCCCCGTCAGCTCCGCCGACGAGGTCGGCACGCTCGAGGATGGCGTCAACGACCTCGTCGCCGCGCTGCGCGACCGCGAGCGCATCCTGCAGACCTTCGGGCGGGTGGTGGAGCCGAGCGTGCGCGACCGGCTGCTGTCGGGACGCGTCGAGCGCGGCGGCGAGCGTCGCCGCGCCACGGTGCTCTTCTGTGACCTGCGCGGGTTCACCTCGCTGTCGGAGCAGCATGGCGCCGAGGAGGCGGTCGAGACGCTCAACGACTTCTTCGCCGTCATCACCGCCTGGGTGCACGAGTGCGGCGGCTTCGTCGACAAGTTCATCGGTGACGCGGTCCTGGTCGTGTTCGGTCTTTTCGACGACGAGCAGGAAGCGAAGCGCTCGGGCTACGGTGCGGTCGCGGCGGTGCGATGCGCGTGCGGCATCAAGGAACGGCTGAGCGATCTCAACGAACGCCGGCGGCGCGCCGGCAAGCCGCCGCTGGCGGTGACGAACGCGGTGCACACCGGCGAGGTCGTTGCCGGCGTCATCGGCTCCGCCGACCGGCACGAGTACACGGTGGTCGGCGATACGGTCAACGTGGCGGCACGCCTGCAGGTCGCGGCGAAGGACCACGGCGGCACAGTGATCTCGGAAGCCACGTGCGCGCTGGTGCGACAGTCCGGCCAGGAGCTGGACGTGGCCCGCTCGGAGCTGATCACCCTGCGCGGCCGCAACGAGCCGGTGAGCGTCTATTTCCTCAAGGATCTGCCGGCGGCGTAG